The genomic segment CTGATTCTGCTGTGTGGCGCAACGCTAGCGTTCCTGCTAGCATATTCCGTAGCTATCGGCCTGTGGCGAGATCAGCCTGTATTAACGCGTTATGTCGGTTTGCTGGCGCTGTTGATCCTATGTGTTGTTGGGGGTAGGCAGCTCGTCAGATTCCGCCGCGACATAGTCGGCCTGGATCTCGACGTGCGCAACCTGGGACACGATCGACAAACTGCAGCGACAAAAATTGAGCTAGAGTCTGTGCAATCGCTTCGGATATATCGCGAAGCCTCCCAGGACGTGGTCAATCAGTTCCGAACCCGAGCGGGTCGAAATCGCCGAATTCACAACTTCAACCAAGCGGTCGTAATCGTCGGATCAATCGCTGCTTCAACCACAACGGCATTGCTTGCTGAGGGGCACCCTCTTGGTTGGGTGGCGACCGCACTCACTACAACGGTCAGCGTAACTGCCGGACTTGCGGCTTACTTCAAGTTTCGGGAGCGTAGCTACAACCTGCAGTCGACGGCAGACGAGATCGAACGGAACTACAACGCCTCTCAGTTTCGCCTTGACGACTACGAGAATGACACTGACGAAGCTTCGCGTCTTCGCCGGTTCGCCAGGAACGTCGAGCGCCTCCGAGAGGAGCAGAGGAAACGTGAACTTCAGTTGGAGCAGTCGTCCGGCAAGACTGAAGAGCGTGCTTGATTTTCCACACGGCTATGTCAGGCGATGAACCTGAGCCGGCCGACCGGAAGGCATCATCCCGTTGTGGTAAGGATCAGATGAGGCCGCTGTCGTTGGCAGGCGTCATCCTTAGTGGCGCCACAGCATTGGCTATAGTCACAACTTCAATATTCGGTGCTGACGGCAAGGTAGGCATTATTGGTTCCGTCGTGTCGGTTCTCGCCGCGACAGTCGCAGGTGTCCTGCATCACGCTGTCTGGCGCCGAAAGTAGCCAGTCCGACTCTTCGCTGATCGATGTGCGTCTCGGCGTCGTCAGACCGGTTCCGGGGACCATTTGGGGACCGCACGTCATGCACACCTATGCGCAGCCACGCGTCCTTGACTCGCGGACGCACGATCCACATCGCTTGTGAAGTGCGCAGATGCATACTCCAACGGCCTGGGGGTCGGGAGGGTCTAGCCAAGATCCGCACGAGTCCGGGGAGTGCGATGCTACGTCCAGCAGATTCAGCGGATGAGCGCGATCATAGTGAGGATCATGCCTCCCACCGCTATCAGACCGTGAAAGCTGATCCAGAGCACGTACGTTCGCACTCTGCGGAGAACTGGGAACCTTTCGTTGTGCCGACGTACCGAATCCGACAGGATGGCGACGTTCGATTCACTGACGAATGATTCCATTATCGCACGGGCTCGGGTGATGTGGTATTCGAACCGTTCCCGATATTTGGCGGTTACAATCATGCCAAATACGCCGAGCACTGTAAGTGGAATGGTTAATGCGACCGTACCTCTCGTAATTCCACGTTGCACTGTTACTGCTATAAGGGCGGTTGCTACGATGAGAACTAGGTTAGATATGGTTGCTCGTTGGAGTTCGCTTTGCCGTGATTGTGCGCGCTGATCTTTCCAGTATTCAAGCCACATTTCAGCTTCGCCGGGCATCGCTTGAACCTCCTCTACCTCCCGAGGCCTGCACAGTAGCCGCCGGCAGCACGTCTTGCGCAGCGCCGATAGGGTGTGTCACCGCTGTCACCCCTGTCACTCGACCGGCTTCAGCTGGACAGATGAGTGGCGGACGACCCCGCAACTGTCACTCAAGCGGGTTTGGCGGTGCCAAGGACCGCCGGGGACCACTTAGGGACCACACGCTATGCACGCCAGTGCCTGGAGGTGCGCACTTAACATGCGGGTGCACGGGGCGCATCGCGCTTGACGTGCGGAAACACAAACTCCAACGGCCTGGGGGTCAAGGGGTCGCAGGTTCAAATCCTGTCAGCCCGACCAAAATAAGCTGGTGACCTGTGGAAACGCAGGTCACCGTTTTGCTTTCAGGAATGCACCCCCGCTTTACCCCCACTTTGCGTCGCGATCGTCCCGTCGGAGCTTCTCGGGCGCGTACGTCGCAAGGGTTGGTCGGTCGCGGCCT from the Paractinoplanes abujensis genome contains:
- a CDS encoding DUF4231 domain-containing protein; translated protein: MDAQESYKAVTKDYELASDRLRQAKSTRTAYWLILLCGATLAFLLAYSVAIGLWRDQPVLTRYVGLLALLILCVVGGRQLVRFRRDIVGLDLDVRNLGHDRQTAATKIELESVQSLRIYREASQDVVNQFRTRAGRNRRIHNFNQAVVIVGSIAASTTTALLAEGHPLGWVATALTTTVSVTAGLAAYFKFRERSYNLQSTADEIERNYNASQFRLDDYENDTDEASRLRRFARNVERLREEQRKRELQLEQSSGKTEERA